Below is a genomic region from Anaerobaca lacustris.
CCGACGGACGTCGAATCGTGGCGAGAGGTCTTCGAGGTCGTCAAGGACTACGGCCTGAACCACGTGCGATTCCATTCGTGGTGTCCGCCCAAGGCGGCGTTTACAGCGGCCGATGAGATGGGGATCTACTTGCAGCCGGAGTCGTCGAACTGGGGACAGTACTCATCGCGGGACGACGCGGTGAAGGAATTTCTCTATCGCGAGACCGAGCAGATCGTTCGCGCGTATGGCAATCATCCGTCGTTCGTGATGCTCTCCTCGGGCAACGAGCCGGCCGGACCCTGGCAGCAGGTTCTCACGCCCTGGCTGGTCGAGTGGAAGAAGAAGGACAACCGGCGCATCTACACCACGCAGACCGGGCGATATTACGGCGAGCGACCCGGCCCGGTCGACCACATCGACTATCTCATCGCGATTCGTATCGGCTCGTATCGCTTCCGAGGCGAAAGCGGCTGGTTCGGTCGCGATTTTCGCGCTTCGCTCGAAGGCACCAACTATCCCGTGATTTCGCACGAGACCGGACAGTGGTGCGCCTATCCGGACCTTTCGGAGATCGACCGATACACCGGCACGCTGAAGGCGAGGAACTACGAGATCGTTCGCGAATCGCTCGCCGAGCGCGGCATGCTGCACCAGGCGCGTGATTTCCTGATGGCCAGCGGCCGGTTTCAGGTGGCCTGTTACAAGCAGGAGATCGAGGGGCTGCTTCGCACGCCGGGCATGGGCGGGTTCCAGTTGCTCGACCTGCATGACTACCCCGGTCAGGGCACGGCGGTGGTCGGTCCGCTGAACGTGTTCTGGCAATCAAAAGGATATGTCACGCCCGAGGAGTTCCGACGGTTCTGCGACGTCACGGTGCCGCTGGCCCGGCTGAGTCGCTCGATCTATACGACCCAGGACGATCTGGACGTGGATTTGGAGATCGCGCACTTCGGCCCGGCGCCTCTGGAGGACGCTGTGCCGGTCTTTCGGATCGTCGACGCCGGGGGCAAGACGATCGTGTCCGGCGAGCTTGCGGCGATGACCGTGCCTCTGGGTACGGCGACACCGATCCAGCGGCTATCGATGAACCTGAGCACGTTCAGGGCCCCGCAGAGGTATCGTCTCGTGGTCGGCCTCAAAGGGATGGCGTCTGCCGAGAACGATTGGGACTTCTGGGTCTATCCCGCCCGGCTGTCCGGCGAGACGCCGGCCGATGTGCTCGTGACGCATTCGTTCGCGCAGGCCCAGGGGAGGCTGGCCGCCGGAGGCAAGGTGCTGTTTCTTCCCCTGTACCACCAGTTGAGCTGGGACAGCCCGCCGGTGGGCCGTTTGCCGATCTTCTGGAATCGTCTGATGGGGCCCGCGTGGGAACGGTTTCTGGGCCTGCTGTGCGACCCGAATCATCCGGCGCTGGCCGAGTTCGCGACGGATTTGCACTACGACTGGCAGTGGCAGGACGTGACGCAGCCGGCGTGCCGGGCGATGAACCTGGACCGCCTGCCGCGCGATCTGCAACCGATCGTTCAGGTCATTGACGACTGGAACCGCAACTACAAACTCGGCCTGGTGTTCGAGTGCCGCGTGGGGCCGGGCAAGCTGATGGTCTGCTCGGCCGATCTGGCGTCCGGTCTCGATAAGCGGCCGGTCGCCCGCCAGTTGCGCCACAGCCTTTTGGCGTATATGTCGAGCGAGCGGTTCGATCCGGCCGTCGAGGTGTCGCCGGCCGCGATTCGCAGCGTTCTGTTCGACAATCAGGTGATGAGTGGGCTTGGGGCCGTCGCCAGGGCCACCGCAGAGACGCCGGGCAACCCGGCGGCATATGCCATCGACGGCAATCCGAACACGTACTGGCTGGCCGGCGGCGGACGCGACCGACAGACGCGCCATCCGCAGGAACTGGTGATCGACTTCGCCGAGCCTGTGGCGATGAATGGGCTATTGTGTATGGCCCGACAGAACCACCGGGCCCGGGAAGGGGACATCCGCGAGTTCGTCGTCGAGATCAGTGGCGACGGGGAGCAATGGGAGGAAGTGACACGCGGGGAGTTGGAATCGACGTTCGAGCCGCAGAAGATCGGGTTCGGAAGGATCGTTGAGGCAAGACATCTGAAATTGCGTACGCTGTCCGGCTTCGGGGATGACCTGGCGTGCTCTCTCGCCGAGCTGGCGGTCGTGCAGGAGACACTGCAGGACGGGGCCGCCGGAGAGACGGCGCCGTATCGCAGCGTGGAAACAGCCACCGAGGAGATCGAAAGTCCGTAGGAGGCAACAATGGATAGAATGGGAGACATCTCGGGGGCGGCTGGGCGCTTGGCGGCCGCCGGGGTTCTGATATGGGGTTGTCTGTTGTCGGCGTTGGCTGCTGGTTCCTGGCGGAACTATCGCGACAAGCCGGACGAGTGGTATCGCAGCGAGGAGGGCAGACGCATTGCCGAGAACGTTCTGTCCTGGCAATCGCCGCAGGGCGGCTGGCCCAAGAACACCAGTACGATGTCCCAGGCCTTCTCCGGCTCGCCAGACGAGCTGAGAGGGACGTTCGACAACGGCGCGACGGTGGACGAGCTGCGATTCCTGGGGCGAGCCTTTCGCGCGACGGGCGATCGACGCTGCGCGCAGGCGTTTCTCAAAGGGTTCGATCACATCCTCGAAGCGCAGTATCCCACCGGCGGTTGGCCCCAGTACTATCCGCCCGGCAGGGGGTACCCGCGACATGTCACGTTCAATGACAGCGCGATGATTCGCCTGATGATCTTCCTGCGCGAGGTCGCGACGTCGGATTATGAATTCGTCGATGCGGCGCGGCGCGAAGCGGCCCTGGGTGCCGTAGAGCGCGGCATCGAGTGCATCCTCCGGTGTCAGATCATCGTCGACGGGAAGCGGACGGCCTGGTGCGCCCAGCACGATGAGGTCGATTACCGTCCGCGTCCGGCCCGCACCTACGAACTGGTCTCCCTCAGCGGCGGCGAGAGCGCCGGCATCCTTCGATTCCTCATGAGTCTGGACGATCCGAGTCGCGAGGTCGCCGAGGCTATCACTGCGGCCGTGGCGTGGTTCGAGTCGGTCAAGCTGACCGGCATCCGGCTGACCAGTGTCGATGGCGACCGGGCCATCGTCGAGGACGCCGATGCGCCGCCTCTGTGGGCCCGGTTCTACGAGATCGGGACGAACCGTCCGATTTTCTCCGGACGCGACGGGATCAAGAAGTACAGCATGGCCGAGATCGAGGCCGAACGCCGCAACGGATATGCCTGGTATGGCCGCTGGGGCCAATCGCTGGCGTCGGAATACGCCGAGTGGAGGACAAAGTGGCCGGCGCAGTCATCCAACTGACAGCACGCACACGACCTATCGAAGGAGAGACCATCATGAAGAGGCACGGATTGAAAACGTTGGTGTGTTTGATCGTTGCTGCGGCATTCTGCGTCGGAGCGCAAGCG
It encodes:
- the pelA gene encoding pectate lyase, which encodes MDRMGDISGAAGRLAAAGVLIWGCLLSALAAGSWRNYRDKPDEWYRSEEGRRIAENVLSWQSPQGGWPKNTSTMSQAFSGSPDELRGTFDNGATVDELRFLGRAFRATGDRRCAQAFLKGFDHILEAQYPTGGWPQYYPPGRGYPRHVTFNDSAMIRLMIFLREVATSDYEFVDAARREAALGAVERGIECILRCQIIVDGKRTAWCAQHDEVDYRPRPARTYELVSLSGGESAGILRFLMSLDDPSREVAEAITAAVAWFESVKLTGIRLTSVDGDRAIVEDADAPPLWARFYEIGTNRPIFSGRDGIKKYSMAEIEAERRNGYAWYGRWGQSLASEYAEWRTKWPAQSSN
- a CDS encoding discoidin domain-containing protein — protein: MRPEMSRYALVVLATILLSTPVAMASDAIDLSGTWAVALDRDDVGVDEEWFAQELSDPIRLPGALRDSGYGDEITAETKWMSGLHDSYWHLRKEFKKYAEAGNLKVPFWPQPQHKYTGVAWYQRDIMIPESWQGRRAVVSFGRVHWSSALWVNDRLIGVNDSLGTPHVYDLGILEPGRYTLSVRVDNRYLVNIRKDAHSITDSTQTNWHGLVGNLTLRSTTPVWIDDARVYTDIDRRSARIEVTLGNITGEPGRGTLSAGGKSLPVQWDIGGGTARLEVSFGDDAALWDEFAPTLHHVTLKLSGDRADDERKLTVGLRRIESRDGAFYINGRKTFFRGTHEGCTFPLTGYPPTDVESWREVFEVVKDYGLNHVRFHSWCPPKAAFTAADEMGIYLQPESSNWGQYSSRDDAVKEFLYRETEQIVRAYGNHPSFVMLSSGNEPAGPWQQVLTPWLVEWKKKDNRRIYTTQTGRYYGERPGPVDHIDYLIAIRIGSYRFRGESGWFGRDFRASLEGTNYPVISHETGQWCAYPDLSEIDRYTGTLKARNYEIVRESLAERGMLHQARDFLMASGRFQVACYKQEIEGLLRTPGMGGFQLLDLHDYPGQGTAVVGPLNVFWQSKGYVTPEEFRRFCDVTVPLARLSRSIYTTQDDLDVDLEIAHFGPAPLEDAVPVFRIVDAGGKTIVSGELAAMTVPLGTATPIQRLSMNLSTFRAPQRYRLVVGLKGMASAENDWDFWVYPARLSGETPADVLVTHSFAQAQGRLAAGGKVLFLPLYHQLSWDSPPVGRLPIFWNRLMGPAWERFLGLLCDPNHPALAEFATDLHYDWQWQDVTQPACRAMNLDRLPRDLQPIVQVIDDWNRNYKLGLVFECRVGPGKLMVCSADLASGLDKRPVARQLRHSLLAYMSSERFDPAVEVSPAAIRSVLFDNQVMSGLGAVARATAETPGNPAAYAIDGNPNTYWLAGGGRDRQTRHPQELVIDFAEPVAMNGLLCMARQNHRAREGDIREFVVEISGDGEQWEEVTRGELESTFEPQKIGFGRIVEARHLKLRTLSGFGDDLACSLAELAVVQETLQDGAAGETAPYRSVETATEEIESP